Proteins co-encoded in one Psychromonas sp. L1A2 genomic window:
- the ccmI gene encoding c-type cytochrome biogenesis protein CcmI: MILQFVIAALLLLVIFSVVVAIHFIRDKANKNTTQERRNQLNHELYDIRVKEVEDDIQQGVVLDKETMIAELQYNLLDDIDDVDDKNSSTETKQNNSPRIWIPGVIFLILATIALYWSVGAFKEVNDWQGTLQRYPEIHKKLFEDNDATPNEKELEDLMLGLRTHLASEPGDAQGWVLYSRLGRVFKDKELALGAIQKAIEAAPNNAEIELEYIELKMKIGDEHSQATAELMLNRFLQRYPDNYEGWSMYGFMALQQENFLGAIERWQKMLALVGQNSEKASMLKNSIAYAQEQLALQKQPETKTAMVEQSSPDQNTDKPAIVGPAYEVNITLSDQVNYTQNSTLFVYAQPVSGSSMPIAAIKLPISTFPVKVILSDANEMVKGIKLSDHSQFIIKARISADGSVNKNASQWIGTSTVINAGEKSAINIEIDQQS, encoded by the coding sequence ATGATTTTACAGTTTGTTATTGCCGCTTTGTTATTGTTGGTTATTTTCAGTGTCGTGGTAGCCATTCATTTTATTCGTGATAAAGCGAATAAAAATACGACTCAAGAACGCCGTAATCAGCTTAATCACGAGCTTTATGATATTCGAGTTAAAGAAGTTGAGGATGATATTCAACAAGGTGTGGTGCTTGATAAAGAAACCATGATTGCGGAGCTTCAATATAACTTACTTGATGACATTGACGATGTTGATGATAAGAATTCAAGTACAGAAACTAAGCAAAATAATTCACCACGAATTTGGATACCTGGTGTTATCTTTTTAATACTAGCAACCATTGCTTTATATTGGTCAGTAGGTGCATTTAAAGAAGTAAATGACTGGCAGGGAACATTGCAACGTTATCCTGAAATCCATAAAAAATTATTTGAAGACAATGATGCCACGCCTAATGAAAAAGAATTGGAAGATTTGATGTTAGGTTTACGTACTCATTTAGCAAGTGAACCTGGTGATGCTCAAGGCTGGGTTTTATACAGTCGGTTAGGACGAGTATTTAAAGATAAAGAGTTAGCGTTAGGTGCAATTCAAAAAGCGATTGAAGCAGCTCCTAATAATGCTGAAATTGAACTCGAATATATCGAACTAAAAATGAAAATCGGTGATGAACACTCGCAAGCAACAGCTGAATTGATGTTAAATCGTTTTTTACAGAGGTACCCTGATAATTATGAAGGTTGGTCAATGTATGGTTTTATGGCATTGCAACAAGAGAACTTTTTAGGGGCAATTGAACGTTGGCAAAAAATGTTAGCATTAGTTGGTCAAAATAGTGAAAAAGCAAGCATGTTAAAAAACAGTATTGCTTATGCTCAAGAACAATTAGCACTGCAAAAACAACCTGAAACAAAAACAGCAATGGTTGAACAAAGTTCGCCTGATCAAAACACTGATAAACCTGCTATTGTAGGGCCAGCGTACGAAGTGAATATTACTTTATCTGATCAGGTCAATTATACACAAAACAGTACTTTGTTTGTCTATGCACAACCTGTCAGTGGGTCTTCCATGCCGATTGCAGCCATTAAATTACCTATTAGCACATTTCCCGTTAAGGTGATTTTATCAGATGCCAATGAGATGGTTAAAGGCATTAAATTAAGTGATCATTCTCAATTTATCATTAAAGCGCGTATCTCTGCAGATGGCTCAGTAAATAAAAACGCTAGCCAATGGATTGGTACAAGTACCGTTATTAACGCCGGAGAAAAGAGCGCTATTAATATTGAAATTGATCAGCAATCTTAA
- the ccmE gene encoding cytochrome c maturation protein CcmE, with protein MNPRRKKRLLITSSLIAGLSLAIGLTLYALQQNIDLFYTPNEILNGKNETGIKPEIGQRLRVGGMVLNGSVQRDPESLKVSFDLIDNKAGQVTVYFDGILPDLFREGQGIVAQGVLKSENSIDAFEVLAKHDEEYMPPEVADALKGMEHLKTESELAK; from the coding sequence ATGAATCCAAGACGTAAAAAACGTTTATTAATCACTTCTTCATTAATTGCAGGATTGTCATTAGCAATTGGTTTAACGCTATATGCTTTACAGCAAAATATTGATTTATTTTACACGCCAAATGAAATCCTCAATGGTAAAAATGAAACGGGTATCAAACCTGAAATCGGTCAACGTTTACGTGTCGGTGGCATGGTATTAAATGGTTCTGTTCAACGTGATCCTGAAAGTCTTAAAGTAAGTTTTGATTTAATAGACAATAAAGCAGGGCAAGTCACGGTCTACTTTGATGGTATTTTGCCAGATTTATTTCGTGAAGGTCAGGGGATCGTGGCGCAAGGTGTTTTAAAATCAGAAAACTCCATTGATGCATTTGAAGTGCTTGCTAAACACGATGAAGAATATATGCCACCAGAAGTTGCTGATGCACTGAAAGGTATGGAACATTTAAAAACAGAAAGTGAATTAGCAAAATAA
- a CDS encoding heme ABC transporter permease, producing the protein MWKWLHPYAKAEKSYALSGKLMPWFLVIAIPTFLVGIVWGLAFAPADYQQGDSFRIIYIHVPAAMMAMGAYSTMAVAAFIGLVWQIRLAEMTVAATAPIGAVYTFIALFTGAAWGKPMWGAWWVWDARLTSELILLFVYLGIIALYNAFSDKILAGRAASILTLVGVINLPIIHFSVVWWNTLHQGATITKFDQPSMAMEMLIPLLIMIVSFASFLGFMILYRFRNEILQRESHRPWVIALVKQSLKTNKRG; encoded by the coding sequence ATGTGGAAATGGTTACACCCCTATGCAAAGGCAGAGAAAAGCTATGCGTTATCTGGGAAATTAATGCCTTGGTTTTTAGTCATTGCAATACCAACATTCCTTGTCGGTATTGTATGGGGCCTCGCTTTCGCACCTGCTGATTACCAGCAAGGTGATAGTTTTCGTATTATCTACATACATGTCCCTGCTGCAATGATGGCAATGGGAGCATACTCAACAATGGCTGTAGCTGCTTTTATTGGTTTAGTTTGGCAAATTCGTTTAGCTGAAATGACGGTAGCAGCGACTGCACCGATTGGTGCTGTTTATACTTTTATTGCTTTATTTACCGGTGCTGCATGGGGAAAACCAATGTGGGGAGCTTGGTGGGTTTGGGATGCTCGGCTAACCTCTGAATTGATTTTATTATTTGTTTATTTAGGGATTATCGCTTTATATAATGCTTTTTCGGATAAAATATTAGCAGGTCGTGCAGCTTCTATTTTGACGTTAGTTGGCGTGATTAATTTACCTATTATTCACTTTTCGGTTGTATGGTGGAATACCTTACATCAAGGTGCAACGATCACTAAGTTTGATCAACCTTCAATGGCGATGGAAATGCTTATTCCTTTGTTGATTATGATTGTGAGTTTTGCGAGTTTCTTAGGTTTTATGATTTTATATCGTTTTCGTAATGAAATACTACAACGGGAAAGTCATCGTCCATGGGTGATTGCATTAGTGAAGCAATCCTTGAAAACGAATAAGAGAGGTTAA
- a CDS encoding MlaA family lipoprotein has product MLTRHLFSIFLLFASLSVSAQTIQGNDSTYMSDPIEPVNRLVWDFNYYVLDGYIYKPVTETYVDWVPKAGRVAINNMVLNLDEPSTIVNNLLQLEFGRATDAFFRFTFNSTFGLLGLFDVAKYGGVERRRESFSNVLGRWSVPHGPYLMVPFIGPRSTRILVGSVVDSLYFPYSYFELWQTGVVMGLNGLDVREGLLGQEILLEQSLDPYTFVKEAYMQFEAFKFNANGQGTDEFILLKQQESQKKTDENLSDFLDEID; this is encoded by the coding sequence ATGCTTACACGACATTTATTCTCTATTTTTTTACTGTTTGCTAGCTTGAGTGTTTCTGCCCAAACTATTCAGGGTAATGATTCAACTTATATGAGCGACCCAATAGAACCTGTGAATCGTTTAGTTTGGGACTTTAACTATTATGTATTAGATGGTTATATCTATAAACCCGTCACAGAAACCTATGTTGATTGGGTGCCTAAAGCAGGGCGAGTTGCTATTAATAACATGGTGTTAAATCTAGACGAACCTTCCACTATTGTGAATAACCTATTACAACTAGAGTTCGGGCGAGCAACAGATGCTTTCTTCCGTTTTACATTTAATTCAACCTTTGGTTTGTTAGGTTTGTTTGATGTTGCAAAGTATGGTGGTGTAGAGAGACGTAGGGAAAGTTTTAGTAACGTATTAGGTCGTTGGTCTGTTCCACATGGACCTTATTTAATGGTGCCTTTTATAGGGCCTCGTAGTACGCGTATTTTAGTCGGTAGTGTTGTTGATAGTTTATATTTTCCTTACAGTTATTTTGAACTGTGGCAAACAGGTGTTGTCATGGGACTTAATGGTTTAGATGTTCGTGAAGGTTTATTAGGACAAGAAATATTACTTGAGCAATCATTAGACCCTTATACTTTTGTTAAAGAAGCTTACATGCAATTTGAAGCATTTAAGTTTAATGCTAATGGGCAAGGCACTGATGAGTTTATTTTGTTAAAACAACAAGAGTCTCAGAAAAAAACCGACGAAAACCTTAGTGATTTCTTAGATGAAATTGATTAA
- a CDS encoding DsbE family thiol:disulfide interchange protein, giving the protein MLNKRRVLTLLVPFIIFIIGAVLLATPLLKGSDPSKLDSALVGQAVPAFTLQDIYDENKQYDASIFKGQKMLLNVWATWCPTCYAEHTYLNKLAKQGLYIVGMNYKDDRKKAIRWLNDLNDPYQISLFDQNGMLGMDLGVYGAPETFLIDSKGIIQYRHVGDLNDKVWNNKLLAIYEGME; this is encoded by the coding sequence ATGCTTAACAAACGTCGAGTATTAACACTGTTAGTCCCTTTTATTATTTTTATCATTGGTGCTGTGTTACTGGCAACACCACTATTAAAAGGCAGTGACCCAAGTAAATTGGATTCTGCATTAGTGGGGCAAGCGGTTCCAGCTTTTACTTTGCAAGATATTTACGACGAAAATAAACAATATGACGCAAGTATTTTTAAAGGTCAAAAAATGTTGTTGAACGTCTGGGCTACATGGTGCCCTACTTGTTATGCAGAGCACACGTATCTTAATAAATTGGCTAAACAAGGTTTGTATATTGTTGGTATGAATTATAAAGATGATCGTAAAAAAGCCATTCGTTGGCTAAATGATCTGAATGACCCTTATCAAATCAGCTTATTTGATCAAAATGGTATGTTAGGTATGGATCTAGGCGTTTACGGTGCTCCCGAGACGTTTTTAATTGATAGTAAAGGTATTATTCAATATCGTCATGTAGGTGATTTGAATGACAAAGTTTGGAATAACAAATTACTTGCGATTTATGAGGGGATGGAATGA
- the ccmD gene encoding heme exporter protein CcmD has protein sequence MAFTSLSDFIAMGGYSFYVWLAYGVSFLSVILLITNSIVKRKKIFHQVEQRIQREQRIKAAENREDIL, from the coding sequence ATGGCATTTACATCACTGTCAGATTTTATCGCCATGGGCGGTTATAGTTTTTATGTTTGGTTAGCTTATGGTGTGTCATTTCTGAGTGTGATTTTACTCATCACTAATAGCATCGTTAAACGTAAAAAAATATTCCATCAAGTTGAACAACGTATACAGCGTGAACAACGTATTAAAGCAGCTGAAAATAGAGAAGATATTTTATGA
- a CDS encoding heme lyase CcmF/NrfE family subunit: protein MLPEIGQFTLILACILSFLQMVYPLYGVQTGHQGAIRSARILTILQFIAVASSFAILAYSFLINDFTVGYIATNSNSAMPWYFRLSAVWGAHEGSLLLWVFLLAGWSIAVALMSKRLPIESVARVLAVLGLLSFGFYLFVILTSNPFERTLPYFPIDGRDLNPLLQDFGLVIHPPMLYMGYVGFSVAFAFAIAALLEGRLDSAWAKWSRPWTMAAWMFLTVGIALGSWWAYYELGWGGWWFWDPVENASFMPWLAGTALIHSLAVSEKRGVFKSWTVLLALSAFSLSLLGTFLVRSGVLVSVHAFASDPTRGLFILGFLVLVIGGSLLLYAIQASKVKSRGRYELASRESMLLINNILLIAALIVVLLGTLLPLVHKEIGLGSISIGEPFFNRMFTILIVPFALFLGVGSLFRWKRQQLNDLKKPLTLILILSVLSTVLFLFIFAPFLTWLAVLGTFLGFWIIVAVAYEIYLRSTHRHAFSKGVMKLGNSHWAMSFGHLGLAVMIIGITMTQNFSIEKDIKLAVGDHITFEHYDFHFGQVKPLNGPNYTGSVGIFTVKQDQKQIAVMHAEKRIYTVQRMPMTEAAIDAGITRDLYIAMGEQLPDGAWAVRIYYKPFIRWIWLGPLIMAFGGLLMICDRRYRSKKENGNESAPTTEKEGA, encoded by the coding sequence ATGCTTCCTGAAATTGGTCAATTTACGTTGATTTTGGCGTGTATTCTGTCATTTTTACAAATGGTTTATCCATTATATGGAGTACAAACTGGTCACCAAGGTGCTATTCGTAGTGCTAGAATTCTTACGATTTTACAGTTTATAGCGGTTGCTTCTTCTTTTGCAATTTTAGCTTATTCCTTTCTAATTAATGATTTCACGGTTGGTTATATTGCGACCAACTCAAACTCTGCGATGCCATGGTATTTTCGATTGTCTGCCGTATGGGGAGCACATGAAGGATCATTATTACTGTGGGTTTTCCTTTTAGCAGGGTGGAGTATTGCCGTTGCCTTAATGAGTAAGCGTTTGCCGATTGAATCAGTGGCTCGAGTGCTTGCTGTATTAGGTTTATTATCTTTTGGATTTTATCTATTTGTTATTTTAACATCTAATCCTTTCGAACGTACCTTGCCGTATTTCCCTATCGATGGTCGTGACTTAAATCCGTTATTGCAAGATTTTGGCTTGGTTATTCATCCTCCTATGCTTTACATGGGATACGTAGGTTTTTCTGTTGCATTTGCATTTGCTATTGCAGCATTGCTTGAAGGTCGTTTAGATAGTGCTTGGGCTAAATGGTCCCGTCCTTGGACAATGGCAGCATGGATGTTCTTAACCGTTGGTATTGCTCTTGGTAGTTGGTGGGCTTATTACGAATTAGGTTGGGGTGGATGGTGGTTCTGGGATCCCGTTGAAAATGCTTCATTTATGCCTTGGTTAGCAGGAACGGCTTTAATTCATTCATTAGCGGTGAGTGAAAAGCGTGGCGTCTTTAAATCTTGGACTGTATTACTAGCGCTTAGTGCTTTTTCTTTAAGTTTATTAGGCACTTTCTTAGTTCGTTCAGGTGTATTGGTTTCAGTACATGCTTTTGCTAGTGACCCTACGCGTGGTTTGTTTATTTTAGGATTTTTAGTCTTAGTGATTGGCGGCTCATTATTGCTTTATGCTATTCAAGCATCAAAAGTAAAAAGCCGTGGTCGTTATGAATTAGCGTCGCGAGAAAGCATGTTGCTGATTAATAATATCTTGTTAATCGCTGCTTTGATTGTGGTTTTACTAGGGACTTTGTTACCACTGGTACATAAAGAAATTGGTTTAGGCAGTATCTCAATTGGCGAACCATTTTTTAATCGTATGTTTACCATTTTAATTGTGCCATTTGCATTATTTCTAGGTGTCGGTTCATTGTTCCGTTGGAAGCGTCAGCAATTAAATGATTTGAAAAAACCTTTAACACTTATTTTGATTTTAAGTGTGTTATCGACGGTACTTTTCTTATTTATATTTGCACCATTCCTTACTTGGTTAGCGGTATTAGGCACCTTCTTAGGTTTTTGGATCATCGTAGCAGTTGCTTACGAAATTTATTTACGTTCAACGCATCGCCATGCATTTAGTAAGGGTGTGATGAAATTAGGTAATAGTCATTGGGCAATGAGCTTCGGTCACCTTGGTTTAGCGGTAATGATCATTGGGATCACCATGACACAAAACTTTTCTATCGAAAAAGATATTAAGTTAGCGGTAGGAGACCATATTACCTTCGAGCACTACGACTTCCATTTCGGTCAAGTTAAACCGCTTAATGGTCCAAACTATACGGGATCAGTAGGTATCTTTACGGTTAAGCAAGATCAAAAACAAATTGCTGTAATGCATGCTGAAAAACGAATTTATACAGTACAGCGTATGCCAATGACAGAAGCGGCGATTGATGCCGGTATCACTCGTGATTTATATATTGCAATGGGTGAACAATTACCTGATGGCGCATGGGCGGTACGAATTTATTATAAACCCTTTATTCGTTGGATTTGGTTAGGTCCATTAATTATGGCCTTTGGTGGTTTATTGATGATTTGTGATAGGCGTTACCGTAGTAAAAAAGAAAATGGTAATGAAAGTGCACCTACGACTGAAAAAGAAGGAGCGTAG
- a CDS encoding LapA family protein → MKRFLAILITVVFFIIVIVLGLQNQQLVTVNYLIAQNELRLSTLMAIIFSVGFAIALCFASYFYLAQKMKIRQLTKLNVKQRRELNDLRDSIEKD, encoded by the coding sequence ATGAAACGTTTTCTAGCTATATTAATCACAGTAGTATTTTTTATTATCGTGATTGTATTGGGATTACAAAACCAACAACTCGTTACAGTAAACTATCTTATTGCGCAAAATGAACTACGTCTATCTACTTTGATGGCGATTATATTTTCCGTGGGATTTGCTATTGCATTATGCTTCGCTAGCTATTTTTACCTAGCGCAGAAAATGAAAATTCGTCAATTAACAAAATTGAATGTAAAGCAACGTAGAGAGCTTAATGATCTACGTGATAGCATCGAAAAAGATTAA
- the ihfB gene encoding integration host factor subunit beta has protein sequence MTKSDLIERLTSKHFQLSVKEVEDSVKETLTLMTNSLASGERIEVRGFGSFSLHYRAPRVGRNPKTGDKVELGGKYVPHFKPGKALRERVNALNV, from the coding sequence ATGACTAAGTCTGATTTGATCGAAAGACTAACCAGCAAACACTTTCAATTGTCGGTTAAAGAAGTTGAAGATAGCGTGAAAGAAACGCTAACGCTGATGACTAATTCACTCGCTTCTGGCGAAAGAATTGAAGTTAGAGGTTTTGGTAGTTTTTCACTACATTATCGTGCCCCACGCGTTGGCCGTAACCCTAAAACAGGGGACAAGGTTGAACTGGGCGGGAAATATGTTCCTCACTTCAAACCGGGTAAAGCATTGAGAGAACGTGTTAATGCGTTAAATGTCTAA
- the rpsA gene encoding 30S ribosomal protein S1, producing the protein MMESFAELFEESLQQVETRPGTIVKGTIVRISNNLVFVDAGLKSEAAIPVEEFKNAAGEIEVEVGDVCDVALDAVEDGFGETKLSREKAKRHEAWIQLEKAYEDQETVIGVINGKVKGGFTVELNGIRAFLPGSLVDVRPVRDTAHLENKDIEFKVIKLDQKRNNVVVSRRAVIETENSVERDELLENLQEGQEVKGIVKNLTDYGAFVDLGGVDGLLHITDMAWKRVKHPSEIVTVGEEINVKILKFDRERTRVSLGLKQLGEDPWVAIAKRYPESTRLTGKVTNLTDYGCFVEIEEGVEGLVHVSEMDWTNKNIHPSKVVNLGDMAEVMVLDIDEERRRISLGLKQCKANPWEEFSSTHDKGQKVSGKIKSITDFGIFIGLDGNIDGLVHLSDISWEVEGEKAVLDYKKGDEIEAVVLQVDPERERISLGIKQIAADPFNNYLAEFKKGTIVNGTISEVDAKGATVTLTEGVEGYIRVADISRDRIEDASTVLKAGEPVEAKYVGVDRKNRVISLSIKAKDEADEKDAIDSLKQQDEASMGNAMLDAFNAAKGK; encoded by the coding sequence ATGATGGAATCTTTTGCTGAACTATTTGAAGAATCTCTTCAACAAGTAGAAACTCGCCCAGGTACAATTGTTAAAGGTACAATCGTACGTATTAGCAACAACTTAGTATTCGTTGACGCTGGTCTTAAATCTGAAGCTGCTATCCCAGTTGAAGAATTCAAGAACGCTGCTGGCGAAATTGAAGTTGAAGTTGGCGATGTTTGTGATGTAGCTCTAGACGCTGTAGAAGATGGTTTCGGTGAAACTAAACTTTCTCGCGAAAAAGCTAAACGTCACGAAGCTTGGATCCAGTTAGAAAAAGCGTACGAAGACCAAGAAACTGTTATCGGTGTTATCAACGGTAAAGTTAAAGGTGGTTTCACTGTTGAATTAAACGGTATCCGTGCTTTCCTACCTGGCTCATTAGTTGACGTACGTCCGGTACGTGACACTGCTCACCTTGAAAACAAAGATATTGAATTCAAAGTGATCAAGCTAGACCAAAAACGCAACAATGTTGTTGTATCTCGTCGTGCTGTTATCGAAACTGAAAACAGTGTTGAACGTGATGAGCTTCTTGAAAATCTTCAAGAAGGTCAAGAAGTTAAAGGTATCGTTAAAAACCTAACTGACTACGGCGCGTTCGTAGACTTAGGCGGCGTAGACGGCCTACTACATATCACAGATATGGCTTGGAAACGTGTTAAACACCCAAGTGAAATCGTAACTGTTGGCGAAGAAATCAACGTTAAAATCCTTAAGTTTGACCGTGAGCGCACTCGTGTATCTCTAGGTCTTAAGCAATTAGGTGAAGATCCATGGGTTGCAATCGCTAAGCGTTACCCTGAATCAACTCGTCTAACTGGTAAAGTAACTAACTTAACTGATTACGGTTGTTTCGTAGAAATTGAAGAAGGCGTAGAAGGTCTTGTTCACGTTTCTGAAATGGATTGGACTAATAAAAACATCCACCCATCTAAAGTTGTTAACTTAGGTGATATGGCTGAAGTTATGGTTCTAGATATCGATGAAGAACGTCGTCGTATCTCTCTAGGTCTTAAACAGTGTAAAGCTAACCCGTGGGAAGAGTTCTCTTCAACACACGATAAAGGTCAAAAAGTTTCTGGTAAGATTAAATCTATCACTGACTTCGGTATCTTCATCGGTCTTGATGGCAACATCGACGGTCTAGTTCACCTTTCTGACATTAGCTGGGAAGTTGAAGGCGAAAAAGCAGTACTTGATTACAAAAAAGGCGACGAAATCGAAGCTGTTGTATTACAAGTTGACCCAGAGCGCGAACGTATCTCTCTAGGTATCAAGCAAATTGCTGCTGACCCATTCAACAACTACCTAGCAGAATTCAAGAAAGGTACTATTGTTAATGGTACTATTTCTGAAGTTGATGCTAAGGGTGCAACTGTTACTCTTACTGAAGGCGTTGAAGGTTACATCCGTGTTGCTGATATTTCACGTGATCGTATCGAAGATGCATCTACAGTACTAAAAGCTGGTGAGCCTGTTGAAGCTAAATACGTTGGTGTTGATCGTAAAAACCGCGTAATTAGCCTGTCTATCAAAGCTAAAGATGAAGCAGATGAGAAAGATGCTATCGATAGCTTGAAGCAACAAGACGAAGCAAGCATGGGTAATGCAATGCTTGACGCGTTTAACGCTGCTAAAGGCAAATAA
- the cmk gene encoding (d)CMP kinase, with product MSVSNLITIDGPSGSGKGTVCHILAKKLQWHLLDSGALYRILAYAALQKNILLNDSKKLADLALTLDVSFVSNGTGVDTLLAGKNIGDKLRTEVVGTAASEVASIELVRSALLARQKAFLQKPGLIADGRDMGTVVFPEAKVKIFLDASAEERAQRRFNQLQDKGFNVSIAQILSEIKERDYRDRNRAIAPLQPADDAFVIDSTELTINEVVEQILTLTELKLKISTE from the coding sequence ATGTCAGTTTCAAATTTAATAACTATCGATGGCCCAAGTGGTTCAGGCAAAGGTACGGTATGCCATATCTTAGCTAAAAAGTTACAATGGCATCTGTTAGATAGTGGTGCGCTTTATCGTATTCTGGCTTACGCTGCATTACAAAAAAATATACTGTTAAATGACTCAAAAAAGTTAGCTGATTTAGCCTTAACGCTTGACGTCTCTTTTGTCTCTAACGGCACTGGCGTTGATACCTTATTAGCGGGGAAGAATATCGGTGATAAATTGCGTACTGAAGTCGTTGGCACCGCAGCATCTGAAGTCGCTTCGATTGAGCTGGTACGATCTGCATTACTGGCAAGACAAAAAGCATTCTTGCAAAAACCGGGTTTAATTGCCGATGGCAGAGATATGGGAACCGTTGTGTTTCCTGAGGCTAAAGTTAAAATTTTCCTAGATGCGAGCGCCGAAGAGCGCGCCCAGCGCCGTTTTAATCAGTTGCAAGATAAGGGCTTTAATGTTAGCATCGCGCAAATTTTAAGCGAGATTAAAGAACGTGATTATCGAGACCGTAATCGAGCAATTGCTCCATTACAGCCTGCAGATGATGCATTTGTTATCGATTCTACTGAATTAACCATTAATGAAGTGGTCGAACAAATCCTGACTTTAACTGAACTTAAATTAAAAATTTCAACTGAATAA
- a CDS encoding cytochrome c-type biogenesis protein, with the protein MITFNKSNLLIALMIATSLMLFSHNSQAAIETFEFDNAQQEQTFHELTKLLRCPKCQNNNIADSNAELAKDLRNKTYELVTQGQTKEQVIDYMVARFGNFVRYDPPVTPLTIFLWLGPLLFIVFGLLVLLRQIKKQPAKGSQLDAQEQEKLQKLLKQHVKDTKS; encoded by the coding sequence ATGATAACCTTTAATAAAAGCAATCTATTAATCGCGCTAATGATTGCTACCAGCCTAATGTTATTTAGCCATAACAGCCAAGCAGCAATAGAGACCTTCGAATTTGATAATGCTCAGCAAGAGCAGACCTTTCATGAGTTGACCAAGCTATTACGTTGCCCTAAATGTCAAAACAATAATATCGCTGACTCTAATGCCGAATTAGCAAAAGACTTGCGTAATAAAACCTACGAGTTAGTGACTCAGGGACAAACCAAAGAACAAGTTATTGATTACATGGTTGCGCGCTTTGGTAATTTTGTTCGTTATGATCCCCCTGTAACGCCTCTAACCATTTTTTTATGGCTAGGTCCTTTATTGTTTATTGTGTTTGGCTTATTAGTATTATTGAGACAAATTAAAAAACAACCAGCTAAAGGCTCTCAGTTAGATGCGCAAGAGCAGGAAAAATTACAGAAACTATTAAAGCAGCATGTTAAGGATACAAAATCATGA